In the genome of Methylophaga nitratireducenticrescens, one region contains:
- a CDS encoding biliverdin-producing heme oxygenase, which produces MKQAADPQAFSVYLKEGTQTIHDELDQRVMQLNPFADKAHYQGFLRMQLRLHTAGEQVYHNQQINNLMPEIEQRSRLYAVLQDCVDLAIPVELQQHDQQVGKLFKIADPYAGLGWLYTIEGSTLGAAMLLKHVKNSLGLSEAYGARHMAAHSDGRATHWREFKAILDSLTLNDLQRKQALDAAKQAFYFVTETVDEIMVIGKKEVAG; this is translated from the coding sequence ATGAAACAAGCAGCAGATCCACAAGCATTTTCGGTATATCTGAAAGAAGGCACACAAACAATACATGATGAATTAGATCAAAGGGTTATGCAGCTTAATCCTTTTGCTGATAAAGCTCATTATCAGGGTTTTTTACGGATGCAACTTCGCTTGCACACTGCTGGTGAGCAGGTTTATCACAATCAACAGATAAATAATCTTATGCCTGAGATAGAGCAGCGCAGCAGACTGTATGCCGTGCTACAAGACTGTGTGGATTTAGCGATTCCAGTTGAGCTGCAGCAACATGATCAGCAGGTAGGAAAGCTTTTTAAAATTGCAGATCCTTACGCCGGTCTGGGCTGGTTATACACCATTGAAGGTTCAACACTGGGTGCAGCGATGCTACTGAAACATGTTAAAAATTCATTGGGTCTGTCCGAGGCTTATGGCGCCAGACATATGGCCGCGCATAGTGATGGCAGAGCCACCCATTGGCGTGAATTTAAAGCCATACTGGATAGTTTGACGCTTAATGATTTGCAAAGGAAACAAGCGCTGGATGCAGCCAAACAGGCTTTTTATTTTGTAACTGAAACCGTTGATGAAATTATGGTCATTGGTAAAAAAGAAGTGGCTGGCTAA
- a CDS encoding tetratricopeptide repeat protein, whose protein sequence is MRSFHTFLLILGLLAFSLPSLAETADWQQFQSQATQAYQDGNYLLAEHTIQQAIRVAEKADNGAAYKASSLNMLAYIYSAQGQDDQALQAINQAVKLSRQAFGEPHEQLSQLLFNQGQLLEQANKPEQAKHAYQQAMDSYITLNSTGDAKLWQSVLVQAHILTEAEQFNEAESLIKNALAGFPQNSQFNLQPTAILDRVDLSVLLAQIQIAQQQNKQAIELLEQVRQLLQQQSSPENERLLLVLELLAKAYEDTHQQAKSTPIREQALLLRQQQTTPSLASVMHLNELALRQQRDENYEQADKFYQQALTLLAELNKSDSIEQALILGNWASLKLLEKDTQTALSLFEQSLQLHNRFDQRPQEASKIATYSATIYYNQRQYAKAEPLFLQALELLDSSASADKDSLLIALDNLVALYKSWGKPGKATAYSRRARELKNK, encoded by the coding sequence ATGCGCTCTTTTCATACTTTTTTACTGATTCTAGGCTTATTAGCTTTTAGCCTGCCATCCCTTGCCGAAACAGCCGATTGGCAGCAGTTTCAGTCACAGGCGACACAAGCCTATCAGGATGGAAACTATCTGCTGGCGGAACACACAATTCAGCAAGCCATCCGTGTTGCTGAAAAGGCAGACAATGGAGCTGCCTATAAAGCTAGCAGTTTAAATATGTTGGCCTATATTTATTCAGCACAAGGACAGGACGATCAGGCACTGCAAGCGATAAATCAGGCTGTGAAGCTGAGCCGACAAGCTTTTGGAGAACCCCATGAACAACTGAGTCAGTTGTTATTCAATCAGGGGCAATTATTAGAACAAGCAAATAAACCCGAGCAGGCTAAACACGCTTATCAACAAGCAATGGACAGTTATATCACTTTAAACAGTACCGGTGATGCTAAGTTGTGGCAGTCGGTACTAGTACAGGCACATATCCTGACAGAAGCAGAACAGTTTAATGAGGCTGAGAGTTTGATTAAAAACGCACTGGCAGGTTTTCCGCAAAACAGCCAGTTTAATCTCCAGCCAACAGCAATCTTAGACAGGGTGGATTTGAGTGTGTTACTGGCACAGATTCAAATAGCACAGCAGCAGAATAAACAGGCAATTGAATTACTTGAGCAAGTCAGACAGTTATTGCAGCAACAGTCATCGCCGGAGAATGAACGTCTGCTACTGGTGTTGGAGTTACTGGCAAAAGCCTATGAAGATACCCACCAGCAAGCCAAATCTACACCAATACGTGAGCAGGCATTACTGTTACGGCAGCAACAAACCACGCCGAGCCTGGCCAGTGTGATGCACCTTAACGAACTGGCATTGCGTCAGCAACGTGATGAAAACTATGAGCAGGCTGACAAATTTTACCAACAGGCACTAACCCTGCTGGCAGAGTTGAATAAAAGTGATTCCATTGAGCAGGCATTGATTTTGGGAAATTGGGCCAGTCTCAAGTTACTAGAAAAAGATACTCAAACAGCTTTGTCTTTATTTGAGCAAAGCTTACAGCTACATAACAGGTTCGATCAACGTCCTCAGGAAGCATCAAAAATCGCCACCTACAGCGCAACGATCTATTACAACCAACGACAATATGCGAAAGCTGAACCGTTATTTTTGCAAGCACTGGAACTGCTGGATAGCAGTGCATCTGCTGATAAAGACAGTCTGTTGATTGCTCTGGATAACCTTGTCGCATTGTATAAATCATGGGGAAAACCGGGCAAAGCCACAGCGTATTCCAGACGAGCCAGAGAATTGAAAAATAAATAA